The following are encoded together in the Hemicordylus capensis ecotype Gifberg chromosome 4, rHemCap1.1.pri, whole genome shotgun sequence genome:
- the ADIPOR1 gene encoding adiponectin receptor protein 1, which produces MSSRKGSVTSQGNGPSNNGREGEDVELAELGPLLEEKGDQVATNSANAQDQPCPATQEEEEEEVRVLTLPLQAHHAMEKMEEFVYKVWEGRWRVIPYDVLPDWLKDNDYLLHGHRPPMPSFRACFKSIFRIHTETGNIWTHLLGFVLFLGLGILTMLRPNMYFMAPLQEKVVFGMFFLGAVLCLSFSWLFHTVYCHSEKVSRTFSKLDYSGIALLIMGSFVPWLYYSFYCSPQPRLIYLSIVCVLGISAIIVAQWDRFATPKHRQTRAGVFLGLGLSGVVPTMHFTIAEGFVKATTVGQMGWFFLMAVMYITGAGLYAARIPERFFPGKFDIWFQSHQIFHVLVVAAAFVHFYGVSNLQEFRYGLEGGCTDDSLL; this is translated from the exons ATGTCGTCCCGTAAAGGGTCAGTAACCAGCCAAGGAAATGGACCTTCAAATAATGGCAGAGAGGGGGAAGATGTGGAGCTGGCCGAGCTTGGACCCCTCttagaggagaaaggagaccaAGTGGCAACCAATTCAGCCAAT GCTCAAGACCAGCCATGCCCAGCAacccaggaggaagaggaagaggaagtgcgAGTGCTGACACTCCCTTTGCAAGCACATCATGCTATGGAAAAAATGGAAGAATTTGTATACAAG GTATGGGAAGGTCGCTGGAGGGTCATCCCCTATGATGTGCTGCCTGACTGGCTGAAAGATAATGATTACCTGCTTCATGGACATCGGCCTCCTATGCCATCTTTCAGGGCCTGCTTCAAGAGTATCTTCCGCATACACACAGAGACCGGAAACATCTGGACGCACTTATTAG gttttgttttgtttcttggcCTGGGAATTTTGACCATGCTCAGGCCAAATATGTACTTCATGGCCCCTCTCCAGGAAAAGGTGGTGTTCGGAATGTTCTTCCTTGGAGCAGTGCTGTGCCTCAGCTTTTCCTGGCTTTTCCACACAGTCTATTGTCATTCAGAAAAGGTGTCTCGGACGTTTTCCAA ATTGGATTATTCTGGAATAGCTCTGCTGATCATGGGGAGCTTCGTCCCGTGGCTGTACTACTCCTTCTACTGCTCTCCTCAGCCTCGACTTATCTACCTCTCCATTGTGTGTGTTCTGGGTATCTCAGCAATCATTGTTGCACAGTGGGACCGATTTGCAACACCTAAGCACAGGCAAACTAGAGCAG GAGTGTTCCTTGGACTGGGGTTGAGTGGTGTTGTGCCTACAATGCATTTCACCATAGCAGAAGGATTTGTAAAAGCCACTACTGTGGGCCAGATGGGCTGGTTTTTCCTCATGGCTGTGATGTACATAACGGGAGCTGGGCTGTATGCTGCCCGCATTCCAGAGCGTTTCTTTCCTGGAAAGTTTGATATTTGG TTCCAGTCGCACCAGATCTTTCACGTGCTGGTGGTAGCTGCAGCCTTTGTCCATTTCTATGGAGTCTCCAATTTGCAGGAATTCCGTTATGGACTTGAAGGAGGATGTACTGATGACTCTCTTCTCTGA